The Chryseobacterium sp. 52 genome includes a region encoding these proteins:
- a CDS encoding SulP family inorganic anion transporter has product MKKTSFIGGIKENFPSGLVVFLVALPLCLGIALASGAPPLSGVISGIVGGLVVGFLSNSNISVSGPAAGLTAIVLTAITDLGAFELFLCAGIIAGLIQLILGFIRAGSISNYFPNNVIEGMLAAIGIIIILKQIPHAMGFDKDYEGHESIFDNGLNFGYFTELFGAIHAGAIVVTLFSVGILIAWDKIPALKRMKMLPGALVAVAAGILLNELFKLSGSSLAIGTQHLVSLPVPKSLDDFKNLVTMPDFGGFTNPKVWIVGATIAIVASIETLLCIEASDRLDTQRRITDTNLELKAQGIGNLISSFIGGLPMTSVVVRSSANANAGATSKVSAMIHGVLLLVCVLTIPFILNLIPLATLAAVLILVGYKLAKPATFKHFWHLGKFQFIPFVATVVAVVATDLLKGVGIGLAISVFYILQGNMKRAYYLSREKLDDADGINIKLAEEVSFLNKAAIKKTLKNIKSNSTVTIDARGTSYIATDVLEMIQDFANIRAKEEDINVELLGFKTSYKDYETDEDSHILITHRRAM; this is encoded by the coding sequence ATGAAAAAAACATCATTCATAGGAGGAATCAAGGAGAATTTCCCTTCAGGACTCGTTGTATTCTTAGTAGCACTCCCATTATGTCTGGGAATCGCTTTAGCGTCAGGAGCACCACCATTGTCAGGTGTTATCTCCGGTATAGTAGGAGGATTAGTCGTAGGATTTCTTAGTAATTCAAATATATCAGTATCAGGTCCGGCAGCCGGGCTTACAGCTATTGTTTTAACAGCGATCACAGATCTGGGAGCTTTTGAACTTTTCCTTTGCGCAGGAATCATTGCAGGACTTATCCAGTTAATTTTAGGATTTATCCGAGCAGGAAGTATATCCAATTATTTTCCGAATAATGTCATTGAGGGGATGCTTGCTGCCATCGGTATCATTATTATTTTAAAACAAATTCCTCATGCCATGGGATTCGATAAGGATTACGAAGGGCATGAATCTATATTTGACAATGGTCTTAATTTTGGCTATTTCACAGAACTATTCGGAGCTATACATGCCGGAGCTATTGTGGTAACACTATTTTCTGTAGGTATTCTTATTGCCTGGGACAAAATTCCGGCTTTAAAAAGAATGAAAATGCTTCCAGGAGCATTGGTAGCCGTAGCGGCAGGAATACTTCTTAATGAGCTATTCAAACTGTCCGGAAGCTCTCTGGCGATTGGTACACAGCACCTGGTTTCACTACCCGTTCCTAAGTCTTTGGATGATTTCAAAAATCTTGTTACGATGCCTGATTTTGGAGGATTCACCAATCCTAAGGTATGGATAGTAGGGGCAACCATTGCCATTGTAGCTTCTATTGAAACGCTGCTTTGTATTGAAGCTTCGGACAGATTAGATACACAGAGAAGAATTACAGACACCAATCTTGAGCTTAAAGCACAGGGAATAGGAAATCTGATCAGCTCGTTTATCGGAGGACTGCCAATGACATCTGTAGTGGTAAGAAGTTCTGCCAATGCTAATGCCGGAGCTACTTCGAAAGTTTCTGCGATGATTCACGGTGTCCTTTTATTGGTATGTGTACTTACCATTCCGTTTATACTCAACCTAATCCCGCTTGCCACACTGGCTGCAGTATTGATTCTGGTAGGATATAAACTGGCAAAACCGGCTACATTCAAGCATTTCTGGCATCTGGGCAAATTCCAGTTCATTCCGTTTGTCGCTACCGTAGTGGCTGTAGTGGCTACCGACCTTCTGAAAGGAGTAGGTATCGGTCTGGCTATTTCCGTATTCTATATCCTTCAGGGAAATATGAAACGTGCTTATTATCTGAGCAGAGAAAAACTGGATGATGCAGACGGGATCAACATTAAGCTTGCTGAGGAAGTTTCTTTCTTAAATAAGGCAGCTATTAAAAAGACATTGAAAAACATCAAGTCCAATTCTACCGTGACCATCGATGCAAGAGGAACTTCATATATTGCCACAGACGTACTGGAAATGATCCAGGATTTTGCCAATATCAGGGCAAAAGAAGAAGATATTAACGTGGAACTATTAGGCTTCAAAACTTCATACAAAGATTATGAAACAGATGAAGATTCCCACATCCTGATCACACACAGAAGAGCTATGTAA
- a CDS encoding carbonic anhydrase, whose amino-acid sequence MSQSYEVIFENNRKWVESKISEDPEFFHELAKTQNPDYLYIGCSDSRATAEEIMGAKPGEVFVHRNIANVVNTLDMSSTAVIQYAVEHLKVKHIIVCGHYNCGGVKAAMTPQDLGLLNPWLRNIRDVYRLHQAELDSIEDQGKRYDRLVELNVQEQCINVIKMACVQERYIIDEHPIVHGWVFDLRTGKIIDLEIDFEKILKDIQKIYNLTSSDWVMSRKTT is encoded by the coding sequence ATGTCACAATCGTACGAAGTTATTTTTGAAAACAACAGAAAATGGGTAGAATCTAAAATTTCAGAAGATCCGGAATTCTTCCATGAGCTTGCAAAAACTCAAAATCCTGACTATTTGTACATCGGATGTTCAGACAGCAGGGCTACAGCGGAAGAGATCATGGGTGCGAAACCGGGAGAAGTTTTTGTTCACAGAAACATTGCTAATGTTGTCAATACTTTAGATATGAGTTCAACAGCTGTTATTCAATATGCTGTAGAACATCTTAAAGTAAAGCACATTATCGTTTGTGGACATTACAACTGCGGTGGCGTAAAAGCAGCGATGACCCCTCAAGATCTAGGATTGTTGAATCCATGGTTAAGAAACATCCGCGATGTTTACAGATTGCATCAGGCTGAATTAGATTCTATTGAAGATCAAGGAAAACGTTATGACAGACTTGTCGAACTTAATGTTCAGGAGCAGTGCATCAACGTGATCAAAATGGCCTGCGTACAGGAAAGATATATCATTGATGAGCATCCTATTGTACACGGCTGGGTATTTGACCTAAGAACAGGTAAAATCATTGATTTGGAGATCGATTTTGAGAAAATCTTGAAAGACATCCAAAAAATCTATAACCTTACCAGTTCGGATTGGGTAATGAGCAGAAAAACGACATAG